In Flavobacterium sp. N1736, the following are encoded in one genomic region:
- the gdhA gene encoding NADP-specific glutamate dehydrogenase has product MEQKINEFMALVESKNPNEPEFLQAVREFAETVIPFIAERKKYDGKNLLLRIAEPERSIIFRVPWVDDRGEIIVNRGFRIQMNSAIGPYKGGIRFHHTVNLSVLKFLAFEQVFKNSLTTLPMGGGKGGSDFDPEGKSDGEIMRFCQSFMTELCRHIGPDLDVPAGDIGVGAREIGFLFGQYKRIRNEFTGVLTGKGLAYGGSLIRPEATGYGVVYFTDQMLRTIGHEIKGKRVAISGFGNVAWGVALKINELGGKLVTISGPDGYIYDEEGISGEKIEHMVEMRATGDNRAEVYTKKYPNAVFHKGKSPWEVKVDIAIPCATQNELTGEDAKKLIDNGVLCVTEAANMPSTLDAIKLFLDNKVLFAPGKAANAGGVAASGLEMTQNSIRLNWTSEEVDLRLKDIMVGIHNQCKKYGMGEDGYVNYVKGANIAGFVKVADAMLAQGVV; this is encoded by the coding sequence ATGGAACAAAAAATTAATGAGTTTATGGCTCTTGTTGAGTCAAAAAATCCAAACGAGCCAGAATTTCTTCAAGCCGTTAGAGAATTTGCAGAAACGGTAATTCCATTTATTGCAGAACGAAAAAAATATGATGGAAAAAACTTACTTCTTAGAATTGCTGAGCCAGAACGCTCTATAATTTTTAGAGTTCCATGGGTAGATGATCGAGGAGAAATAATTGTAAACAGAGGTTTTAGAATTCAAATGAACTCTGCAATTGGTCCTTACAAAGGTGGAATTAGATTTCATCATACTGTAAATCTGTCTGTTTTAAAATTTCTTGCTTTTGAACAAGTTTTTAAAAATAGTTTGACAACACTTCCAATGGGTGGTGGAAAAGGAGGTTCTGATTTTGATCCGGAAGGTAAGTCTGATGGTGAAATCATGCGTTTCTGTCAATCGTTTATGACTGAATTATGCCGCCATATTGGTCCTGATTTAGATGTACCTGCCGGAGATATTGGTGTTGGTGCAAGAGAAATTGGATTCTTATTTGGTCAATATAAAAGAATCAGAAATGAATTTACAGGTGTTTTAACCGGTAAAGGACTTGCTTATGGTGGTTCACTAATACGTCCTGAAGCTACAGGATACGGAGTTGTTTATTTTACAGATCAAATGTTGCGTACAATCGGGCATGAAATTAAAGGTAAAAGAGTAGCAATTTCAGGATTTGGAAATGTGGCTTGGGGAGTAGCTTTAAAAATAAATGAATTAGGCGGAAAATTAGTTACTATTTCTGGTCCTGATGGTTATATTTATGATGAAGAAGGAATCTCTGGAGAAAAAATCGAGCACATGGTCGAAATGAGAGCTACAGGTGATAACAGAGCCGAAGTTTATACTAAGAAATATCCAAATGCTGTTTTTCATAAAGGAAAAAGCCCTTGGGAAGTAAAAGTAGATATCGCTATTCCGTGTGCAACACAAAATGAATTGACCGGAGAAGATGCTAAAAAATTAATTGACAACGGTGTTTTATGTGTAACTGAAGCTGCAAATATGCCTTCGACATTAGATGCTATTAAATTATTTTTAGATAATAAAGTTTTATTCGCACCAGGAAAAGCGGCAAATGCCGGTGGTGTTGCTGCATCTGGTCTTGAAATGACACAAAACTCAATTCGTTTAAACTGGACAAGTGAAGAGGTAGATTTGAGATTAAAAGATATCATGGTTGGAATTCACAACCAATGTAAAAAATACGGTATGGGCGAAGATGGTTATGTAAACTACGTAAAAGGAGCAAACATTGCCGGATTTGTTAAAGTTGCCGATGCTATGCTTGCACAAGGTGTAGTATAA
- a CDS encoding DUF6932 family protein — MLTFNHSGLLVPDNKITSTIQELENEFVLKIPSTKRREIFEAYVKYNEDFKKVCNLDELHQWINGSYVTQKNNPGDIDLVTFLDYSIVSKLGSKLDNFKYPNSEIIYGVDAYIIEIYPQNHINNFRYVSDKAYWLDRFTKTRRIRGNRLSKGFLEIKF, encoded by the coding sequence ATGTTAACCTTTAATCATTCAGGGTTGTTAGTGCCCGATAATAAAATTACCTCAACAATTCAAGAATTGGAAAATGAATTTGTTCTAAAAATTCCTTCCACTAAAAGAAGAGAAATTTTTGAAGCTTATGTTAAATATAACGAGGATTTCAAAAAAGTATGTAATTTAGACGAGTTGCATCAATGGATTAACGGATCTTATGTAACACAAAAGAACAATCCGGGAGATATTGATTTAGTAACATTTTTAGATTATTCAATTGTTTCAAAATTAGGTTCGAAGTTAGATAATTTCAAATATCCTAACTCAGAAATTATTTATGGTGTCGATGCTTATATAATTGAGATTTATCCCCAAAATCATATTAATAATTTTAGATATGTAAGTGACAAAGCATATTGGCTGGATAGATTTACAAAAACAAGAAGAATTAGAGGAAATAGGTTATCAAAAGGCTTTTTGGAAATAAAATTTTAA
- a CDS encoding ATP-binding protein — MINKRLLIKNLLAHNDESSFYDKKRQLNLHTREGKGKFLKHICALSNSNPTNNSYIVVGVEDQDNEIVGDDFFDDSRIQNLVNAFLENPPKIQYENVPFPNLPKDKVIGLVTIKPKNKVSYFKKGIHTIVANSVFVRRGSNSIPVEGNVEKNYQNTETVIGIENSSRNSIQYTLDGVIDFMNFRHKDMSPKYHVFKELFVICWAGVPKKSRDKTFLSRVDIELINEQIKLFYSALDVVTILFDDDSFTITEYVPLGLNDKTSYYPLEEQTIRFFDNGYYKIDRKILFEPPEFNRPMLYHIYNSNMALLQKLQKGSVLSEREQKDLENLPSTFMICHLNGFDDAKQKLIDSKLLLKPFPQVYLSFKEALRILRKMKYDVQ, encoded by the coding sequence ATGATCAACAAACGTCTTTTAATCAAAAACTTACTCGCTCATAATGACGAGAGCAGTTTTTATGATAAAAAAAGACAGTTGAATCTTCACACGCGTGAAGGAAAAGGAAAATTCCTGAAACACATTTGTGCACTTTCAAATTCAAATCCAACCAATAATTCTTATATTGTAGTTGGTGTTGAAGATCAGGATAATGAAATTGTAGGCGATGATTTTTTTGATGATAGCCGAATTCAGAATCTGGTTAATGCTTTTTTAGAAAATCCGCCTAAAATTCAATACGAGAATGTGCCATTTCCGAATCTTCCCAAAGATAAAGTAATTGGATTGGTGACGATTAAACCAAAAAACAAAGTCTCGTATTTTAAAAAAGGAATTCATACAATTGTTGCCAATAGCGTTTTTGTGAGGCGCGGCAGTAATTCGATTCCTGTTGAAGGTAACGTCGAGAAAAATTATCAGAATACAGAAACCGTAATTGGAATTGAGAATAGTTCCCGAAATAGTATTCAGTATACATTAGACGGCGTTATCGATTTTATGAATTTCAGGCATAAAGATATGTCGCCTAAATATCATGTTTTTAAAGAATTATTTGTGATTTGCTGGGCTGGAGTTCCCAAAAAATCCCGTGATAAAACTTTTCTTTCCCGTGTTGATATTGAATTAATAAACGAACAAATTAAACTTTTTTATTCGGCTCTGGATGTTGTTACGATTCTTTTTGATGATGATAGTTTTACGATAACGGAATATGTTCCGTTGGGGTTAAATGACAAAACGAGTTATTATCCTCTAGAAGAACAAACAATTCGTTTTTTTGATAACGGCTACTATAAAATTGACCGTAAAATACTTTTTGAACCGCCGGAATTTAACAGGCCAATGTTATACCATATTTATAATTCGAATATGGCATTGCTTCAAAAACTGCAAAAAGGTTCTGTTTTATCGGAACGGGAACAAAAAGATCTGGAAAATCTTCCTTCAACTTTTATGATTTGCCATTTAAATGGTTTCGATGATGCCAAACAAAAACTAATTGATTCAAAATTGCTTTTAAAACCTTTTCCACAAGTTTATTTGTCTTTTAAAGAAGCACTTAGGATTTTGAGGAAAATGAAATATGATGTTCAGTGA
- a CDS encoding DUF58 domain-containing protein — MDTKELLKKVRKIEIKTKRLSNHIFSGEYHSSFKGRGMTFSEVRQYQYGDDIRNIDWNVTARYNEAHVKVFEEERELTMMLMVDISGSEGFGSKSQFKKDIVTEIAATMAFSATQNNDKIGLILFSDNVELYIPPKKGRSHVLRIIRELIEFEPKSNKTDLAAALKFLSGTQKKKAIVFVISDFMSENYEQTLKIASKKHDITGVRVYDIREEKIPNLGMVNMLDAETGKIQLVNTGSKTVRMNYEKHYQERVNYFKDIFSKSGAGVVNTRVDENYVTKLLGYFKSR, encoded by the coding sequence ATGGATACAAAAGAGCTTTTAAAAAAAGTACGGAAAATAGAAATCAAAACCAAAAGACTGAGCAATCATATCTTTTCGGGAGAGTACCATTCTTCATTTAAAGGACGCGGGATGACTTTTAGCGAAGTGCGTCAATACCAATATGGCGATGATATTCGTAACATCGATTGGAATGTAACCGCACGTTATAACGAAGCCCACGTAAAAGTTTTTGAAGAAGAACGCGAATTAACCATGATGTTAATGGTGGATATTTCGGGCTCTGAAGGTTTTGGTTCAAAAAGTCAGTTTAAAAAAGACATCGTCACCGAAATTGCGGCAACGATGGCTTTTTCAGCTACACAAAATAATGATAAGATTGGTTTGATATTATTTTCTGATAATGTTGAATTGTATATTCCACCAAAAAAAGGGCGTTCGCATGTTTTAAGAATCATTCGTGAATTGATCGAATTTGAACCAAAAAGCAATAAAACAGATCTTGCAGCTGCCTTAAAATTTCTATCAGGAACTCAAAAAAAGAAAGCGATCGTTTTTGTTATTTCCGATTTCATGTCTGAAAATTACGAGCAGACTTTAAAAATTGCTTCTAAAAAACACGACATTACAGGTGTTCGGGTTTATGACATTCGTGAAGAAAAAATCCCAAATTTAGGAATGGTCAATATGCTGGATGCCGAAACAGGAAAAATTCAGCTGGTAAATACGGGTTCAAAAACAGTGCGAATGAATTACGAAAAACATTATCAGGAAAGAGTCAATTATTTCAAAGATATTTTTAGTAAATCTGGCGCCGGAGTTGTAAACACAAGAGTCGACGAAAATTACGTAACTAAGTTATTGGGATATTTCAAGTCAAGATAA
- a CDS encoding DUF3298 and DUF4163 domain-containing protein, whose product MKQYTFLVFLFVIFISCNKELSFDNETFEKKSTIPCKIDCPQITIEIPVAKNIPVVADSINKKLFLVIKEIAYFGEEPLKLSDYNTLATSFIASYEEMHKKFPSETFGWEGKIKGDVEFESEQIINIKLDHYTFTGGAHGYQGYRSLLFNPKTGKTIFTDQIFKNEKEFMAFAEKEFRKKYKIPPKANINATGLMFENDKFHLPQNIFYTEEGLLLYYNSYEAASYADGPKEILFPYEQVSKYLKYQ is encoded by the coding sequence ATGAAACAGTATACTTTTCTAGTCTTTTTGTTTGTAATATTCATTAGCTGTAACAAAGAGCTTTCGTTTGATAATGAAACATTTGAAAAAAAATCTACCATTCCATGCAAAATTGATTGCCCGCAAATTACGATCGAAATTCCTGTGGCAAAAAATATTCCTGTAGTTGCCGACAGCATTAATAAAAAACTTTTTTTAGTCATCAAAGAAATTGCTTATTTTGGAGAAGAACCTTTAAAACTCAGTGATTATAATACATTAGCAACATCTTTTATTGCTTCATACGAAGAAATGCATAAAAAATTTCCGAGCGAGACATTTGGCTGGGAAGGAAAAATTAAAGGAGATGTCGAATTCGAATCAGAGCAAATTATAAATATAAAATTAGATCATTATACGTTTACCGGCGGCGCTCACGGTTATCAGGGTTATCGTTCTTTATTATTTAATCCCAAAACAGGAAAAACCATTTTTACCGATCAGATTTTTAAAAACGAGAAAGAATTTATGGCTTTCGCCGAAAAAGAATTCCGCAAAAAATATAAAATCCCACCAAAAGCAAATATTAATGCAACAGGCTTAATGTTTGAAAACGACAAATTTCACTTACCACAAAATATTTTTTATACCGAAGAAGGTTTGCTTCTTTATTACAACTCTTACGAAGCCGCATCATACGCTGATGGTCCAAAAGAAATTTTATTTCCTTATGAGCAAGTTAGTAAATATTTGAAATATCAATAA
- a CDS encoding aldo/keto reductase: MSKTTLSPIISGTMNWGVWDKNLTTKEMENMIQISIENKITTFDHADIYGSYTTEADFGKAFHASKISREKLQLITKCGIQMIAEKRPENKIKHYDYSKDYIIWSVEESLKKLKTDYVDVFLLHRPSPLMQADEIAEAVEKLKSEGKIIDFGLSNFTSSQTELIRQKTEVSYNQVQFSATHYEAMVDGSLDYMQTHGIRPLSWNPLGTVFREDTKKTRRLKKLLADLVQKYSFGSDTLLLAWILKHPAGVIPIAGTVNVARIQSLMKAVELKMDKEDWFAIWTESMGDDVP, encoded by the coding sequence ATGAGCAAAACAACATTATCGCCTATAATTTCGGGCACTATGAATTGGGGAGTATGGGATAAAAACCTTACAACTAAAGAAATGGAAAACATGATACAAATTAGTATCGAAAACAAAATTACCACTTTTGATCACGCCGATATTTACGGATCTTATACCACAGAAGCAGATTTTGGAAAAGCATTTCACGCAAGTAAAATTTCGAGAGAAAAATTACAGTTAATTACCAAATGCGGCATTCAGATGATAGCTGAAAAACGTCCCGAAAACAAAATCAAACACTACGATTATTCTAAAGATTATATCATTTGGTCTGTTGAAGAATCTTTAAAGAAATTGAAAACAGATTACGTTGATGTTTTTTTATTACACAGACCAAGTCCGTTAATGCAGGCCGATGAAATTGCTGAAGCGGTTGAAAAATTAAAATCAGAAGGAAAAATTATCGATTTCGGACTTTCGAATTTTACCAGTTCACAGACCGAATTAATTCGTCAGAAAACAGAAGTAAGTTACAATCAGGTGCAATTTTCAGCAACACATTATGAAGCAATGGTTGATGGAAGTTTGGATTATATGCAAACACACGGAATTCGTCCGTTGTCATGGAATCCACTTGGAACTGTTTTTAGAGAAGATACCAAAAAAACACGCCGTTTGAAAAAATTATTGGCCGATTTGGTTCAGAAATATAGCTTTGGTTCGGATACACTTTTATTAGCCTGGATTTTAAAACATCCTGCAGGAGTTATTCCAATTGCCGGAACAGTTAATGTTGCCAGAATTCAATCATTGATGAAAGCTGTTGAATTAAAAATGGATAAAGAAGACTGGTTTGCAATCTGGACAGAAAGTATGGGAGATGACGTGCCTTAA
- a CDS encoding AAA family ATPase: MEENTTTLDIRAINEKIERESAFIDLLTMEMNKVIVGQKHMVERLLIGLLGQGHILLEGVPGLAKTLAINTLSQAVQGSFSRIQFTPDLLPADVVGTMIYNIKANEFSIKKGPIFANFVLADEINRAPAKVQSALLEAMQEKQVTIGDTTFKLDRPFLVLATQNPVEQEGTYQLPEAQVDRFMLKTVIDYPKIDEERFVIRQNLKGSYEKVNPVVSVEQILRAQEAVREVYMDEKIEKYILDIIFATRYPEKYKLADLKPLISFGASPRGSINLANAAKCYAFIKRRGYVIPEDVRAVVHDVLRHRVGITYEAEAENITSVDIINKIVNEIEVP, encoded by the coding sequence ATGGAAGAAAATACAACGACTTTAGACATTAGAGCGATAAATGAAAAAATTGAAAGAGAAAGTGCTTTTATAGACCTTCTTACAATGGAAATGAACAAAGTTATTGTGGGCCAGAAACACATGGTCGAGCGTTTATTAATCGGGCTTTTAGGACAAGGGCACATTTTGTTAGAGGGTGTTCCGGGATTGGCTAAAACTTTAGCGATAAATACGTTGTCTCAGGCAGTGCAAGGTTCTTTCAGCCGTATCCAGTTTACTCCTGATTTATTACCAGCCGACGTTGTTGGAACGATGATTTACAACATTAAAGCAAACGAATTCTCTATTAAAAAAGGACCAATCTTTGCTAACTTCGTCCTTGCCGATGAAATTAACCGTGCTCCTGCCAAAGTACAATCAGCACTTTTAGAGGCGATGCAGGAAAAACAAGTTACTATTGGCGATACCACTTTCAAGCTAGATCGTCCGTTTTTAGTACTTGCAACTCAAAACCCTGTTGAGCAAGAAGGAACATACCAACTTCCGGAAGCGCAGGTTGACCGTTTCATGTTAAAAACCGTAATCGACTACCCAAAAATTGATGAAGAGCGTTTTGTAATTCGTCAAAACTTAAAAGGAAGTTACGAAAAAGTAAATCCTGTAGTTTCTGTAGAACAAATTTTGCGTGCGCAAGAAGCTGTTCGTGAAGTTTATATGGATGAAAAAATCGAAAAATATATCTTAGATATCATCTTTGCTACTCGTTATCCGGAGAAGTACAAACTTGCCGACTTAAAACCTCTTATTAGTTTTGGAGCATCGCCACGTGGAAGTATCAATTTAGCCAATGCGGCAAAATGTTACGCTTTTATCAAACGTCGTGGTTATGTAATTCCGGAAGATGTTCGTGCCGTTGTACATGATGTTTTACGTCACAGAGTTGGGATAACGTATGAGGCTGAAGCCGAAAACATAACTTCTGTAGACATTATCAACAAAATCGTAAACGAGATTGAAGTACCTTAA
- a CDS encoding THC0290_0291 family protein, protein MLKPIILTLFAFFAITSTVSAQSDLAQEVGIIFGPVSFQSDYGERHDMDTNVGNTGFGIGIVHFINFSANNNRESFFTEHFKVRSELSFNKTNLHHFGEWVKREEQKGVVQHLRAMTGSSTLVNLGSQLEFSFIKIHDYENSVGSFSPYLSLGFQVSYYSTKVGSKLGPLGLPATTFGKYLTPSDGRAHGFSSENGVVLSVVTGVGVHYKLSEMSDLMFDIRYQGFNSDWVDGLNPNKDLYKENKSNDSQVWFNVGYIYYLEF, encoded by the coding sequence ATGCTTAAACCTATAATACTCACATTATTCGCCTTTTTTGCGATCACTTCTACCGTATCTGCCCAATCAGACTTAGCACAAGAAGTAGGAATAATATTCGGACCCGTATCTTTTCAATCTGATTATGGAGAACGACACGATATGGACACCAATGTTGGAAACACTGGTTTCGGTATAGGAATAGTTCACTTTATTAATTTTTCTGCCAATAATAACAGAGAAAGTTTCTTTACGGAACATTTTAAAGTTAGATCAGAATTATCCTTCAACAAAACAAATTTGCATCATTTTGGTGAATGGGTTAAAAGAGAAGAACAAAAAGGAGTTGTCCAACATCTTAGAGCGATGACCGGAAGCTCAACTTTAGTAAATCTTGGATCTCAATTAGAATTTTCTTTTATAAAAATTCATGATTACGAAAACTCGGTTGGCAGCTTTAGCCCGTACCTAAGTTTAGGATTTCAGGTAAGTTACTATTCAACGAAAGTAGGCTCAAAATTAGGTCCGTTAGGACTTCCTGCAACCACTTTTGGAAAATACCTTACTCCTTCTGATGGACGTGCCCATGGTTTTTCAAGTGAAAACGGAGTTGTATTATCTGTAGTTACAGGAGTTGGGGTTCATTATAAACTATCTGAAATGAGTGATTTAATGTTTGATATCCGTTATCAGGGATTCAACTCTGACTGGGTTGACGGATTAAATCCAAACAAAGATCTTTACAAAGAAAATAAATCGAACGATTCGCAAGTTTGGTTCAACGTAGGATATATTTACTACTTAGAATTTTAA
- a CDS encoding SDR family NAD(P)-dependent oxidoreductase, producing MKKTVLITGATSGIGKATAQIMAKSNYKIILCGRRKERLEELEKDLSAFTEVHSLSFDVRDKEAVFESISSLPAAFSEIDVLINNAGNAHGLDPIQTGDLDDWDAMIDINVKGLLYISKAVIPQMTARKSGHIINIGSTAAKEVYPNGNVYCGTKHAVDAITAGMRIDLNPFGIRVGAIHPGMVETEFSEVRFKGDAERASNVYKGFDPLQAEDIADIIHFVVSRPYHVNIADLMVMSTAQASSTIVKRD from the coding sequence ATGAAAAAAACAGTTTTAATTACTGGTGCCACAAGCGGAATTGGAAAAGCAACCGCACAAATAATGGCAAAAAGCAACTATAAAATTATCCTTTGCGGAAGACGTAAAGAACGTTTAGAGGAACTTGAAAAAGATCTTTCAGCTTTTACAGAAGTACATTCTTTGTCTTTTGATGTTCGTGATAAAGAAGCTGTTTTTGAAAGTATCAGTTCATTACCGGCAGCATTTTCAGAAATTGACGTTTTAATTAATAATGCCGGAAATGCGCATGGTTTAGATCCAATTCAAACGGGGGATTTAGACGATTGGGATGCGATGATTGACATTAATGTAAAAGGACTTTTGTATATTTCAAAAGCCGTGATTCCGCAAATGACAGCGAGAAAATCAGGACATATAATTAATATTGGTTCAACTGCTGCAAAAGAAGTGTATCCGAACGGGAATGTATATTGCGGAACAAAACATGCTGTTGACGCGATTACTGCTGGAATGCGAATAGATTTGAATCCGTTTGGAATTCGCGTAGGCGCAATTCATCCCGGAATGGTGGAAACTGAATTTAGCGAAGTACGTTTTAAAGGCGATGCAGAAAGAGCTTCGAATGTATACAAAGGATTTGATCCGCTGCAGGCAGAAGATATTGCAGATATTATTCATTTTGTGGTTTCAAGACCATATCACGTTAATATTGCCGATTTAATGGTTATGAGTACAGCGCAAGCGTCATCAACTATTGTTAAAAGAGATTAA
- a CDS encoding vWA domain-containing protein produces the protein MSKITFLNPEFFWLFLLIPIAIAWFFWKRNQQSATLKMSSTQGFKNSESFWTKLKPCLYVFRVIALCSLIIALARPRTVDISNQTKTTKGIDIVMAIDVSGSMLAKDLKPNRMEALKRVAADFVEERPNDRIGLVLYASEAYTKTPVTSDKPIILEAIKEIKYDNLLQDGTGIGMGLATAVNRLKNSKAKSRVIILLTDGVNNAGFIEPETAADIAKQYGIKVYTIGLGSNGMASSPYAYAPNGGFLFKMQKVEIDEQLMKSIARKTDGTYFRATSNDRLAEIYKSINKLETTEIQELKFYDYDEKYRAFVLLAAFLLLLEVGLRNTVYRSFI, from the coding sequence ATGAGCAAAATAACTTTTTTAAATCCGGAATTTTTTTGGTTGTTTCTTTTAATTCCAATTGCAATTGCCTGGTTTTTCTGGAAACGCAACCAGCAATCGGCTACGTTAAAAATGAGTTCAACACAGGGTTTTAAAAACAGCGAGTCGTTTTGGACAAAACTAAAACCTTGTTTGTATGTTTTTAGGGTTATTGCTTTATGTTCGCTGATTATTGCTTTGGCAAGACCAAGAACTGTAGATATCAGCAATCAGACTAAAACAACTAAAGGAATTGATATTGTTATGGCAATTGACGTTTCGGGAAGTATGCTTGCCAAAGATTTAAAGCCAAACCGTATGGAAGCTTTAAAAAGAGTTGCTGCCGATTTTGTTGAAGAAAGACCAAATGACAGAATTGGGTTGGTTTTATACGCATCTGAAGCCTATACAAAAACGCCGGTTACCAGCGATAAACCAATTATTCTGGAAGCAATAAAGGAAATTAAATACGATAATCTTTTACAGGACGGAACGGGAATTGGAATGGGACTGGCAACGGCTGTGAACAGACTTAAAAATAGCAAAGCAAAAAGCAGGGTTATTATTTTGTTAACCGATGGTGTCAATAATGCAGGTTTTATCGAACCGGAAACGGCTGCTGATATCGCAAAACAATACGGAATAAAAGTGTATACAATTGGGCTTGGAAGTAACGGAATGGCTTCTTCTCCTTATGCATACGCACCAAATGGCGGATTTTTATTCAAAATGCAAAAAGTAGAAATCGACGAGCAATTAATGAAAAGTATTGCCCGTAAAACAGACGGAACGTATTTTAGAGCAACAAGTAACGACAGATTAGCTGAGATTTATAAATCAATAAATAAATTAGAAACAACTGAAATTCAGGAATTAAAATTTTACGATTACGACGAAAAATACAGAGCTTTTGTTTTACTCGCAGCATTTTTGTTATTGTTAGAAGTTGGTTTAAGAAATACGGTTTACAGAAGCTTTATATAA